The nucleotide window GACCTTGTCGACGAGGTTGGCATCCTCGCCGTCCTTGCGGATGGTGAAACAAACGTCCTTGAGTTCGAGCACGGGAAAGCTGGGAGGGTTTTCGGAAAAGTAGCAAACGCAGTGAACAGGTCATTCCTATCCGGCGCGTGCAATAAACACACGGCTGTCAGGAAGGTTGCACTCCGTCGAGCGGTACGATGCGGATTTTTCCCGCCGGACGCTGGAGACCGGCGGACAGGGTGGGGGGTGCGGAGGGGCCGGGGCGGCGGGTGTCTGGTCGAGCGCGCTCTTGAGAGCCCCTTCGACGAGCTGGCCGCAGTGGATCTTCATCGGCGGCAGCGGACCGAGGTCGCCGGTCAGTTCCGAGGCGGATAGCTCCCGGGCTTCCTCGGCGGTCTTGCCCTTCAGCAGCTCGGTGGCCATGGAGGCCACCGCGATCGCCGTCTGGCAACCGAAAGCTTGGAACGAGGCGCGGTCGATCACCCGCTTGCCATCCTTTTCGGTGAACTTCAGCCACATCCGCAGCATGTCCCCGCAATCTGGGCTGCCGACGGTGCCCACGGCATCCGCGTCGGCCAGTTCGCCCTGGTTCTGAGGGTTGGCGAGGGCGTCGCGCACCTTCGATTCAAAATCGTCCATGCCCGAATTTGGCTGTGGAGGAACGTCCTTGCCAGTCTGCATTTTCCCCAAGTGGAGCCACGCGGAGGGCTGCGGCATCTTTTCTGAAAAGTGACAAATGGCGCCGATGTAGCTGACAGGGTCATGTTTTTTGTCCGCCGTATCTTCCAATTCCTCCGGGCCTTGCGTCCCGAGGTGCCGCCCTGTGAGGCGGAGTGGGAAGATGTCACTCCCGCTGAATGGCGGGCGTGGGAGGCCGACCGGAAGTTTTCATTCTCTCTGGACCGGCTGGGGGAGGATGGGGTCCAGAGGGTGGTGATGACCGTTCTGGCCACCGCGGAAAGGGTGCCGGACCGGACCACGGTGAGGGAGCAGATGAGGCGGCTTTTCGGCATGCGCCCGCCCGATGCGGCCCGGGCGGTGGACCGGGTGATCGGCGGGGTGGTGCGGGCGGGTTCCGGCTTTGAATGCCCGGATGCCGGGGCGGACCCTCTGGCCGCGCGGGCATTCATGCTGGCGTGGCGGGACCGGCCGCTGGTTCCCGCGATTCGTGCCCGCTGGGGAGCCTGGAGGCCGGGGGGCGTGTGAAGCCGGTGCAAGGTCCAAAAGCATTTCGCCCAACATTGGCGCTTGGCAGTCTGCTGGACCGGTTTAGAAGTGGAGGTCTTCTTCCCCATGTATTTTCTAGGCATCGAGATCAATCCCGCCGGAACCCGTGTGGTGGCGCTCGATCTTGAGGCGGCGGAGATCGCCGCCGAGGCTGTCGCCCCCCATGCTTGGATCGAGGGGCTGCCTCCCGGCTACCGCGAGCAGGATCCCGCCGGATGGATCAATGCGGTGGATCATGTGATGCGGGAGTGCCTGGCCACCCTTGGAGAACGCCGGGGCCGCGTGGCTGCCATCGGCGTGGCCGGACCTCTGCGTGGCACCGTGGCACTGGATGCCTCCAGCCGGGTGATCCGCCCGGCGAAGCTGGCGGGCGATCTGTCCTCGAAACGCCAGGCCGAGGAAATCTCCCGTGTTTTCGGCGGAACGCCCGGGCTGCTGGAGCTGCTGGGCCAGGTGCCGGGCGTGGATTCGCTGGCAGCCGAGTGCCTGTGGCTGAAGCAGCAGGAGCCCTACCACTTTCAAAAGACCGCATTCTTCCTGCCCGCGCAGGATTTCATCACCTACTGGCTGACGGGCGAGCGCGCCACCGAATCCGGCAGCGCCTCGACCACGGGCCTTTTCGACATCCGCTCGTGCCGTTGGTCCGCGGAGCTCG belongs to Luteolibacter ambystomatis and includes:
- a CDS encoding iron-sulfur cluster assembly scaffold protein, which produces MDDFESKVRDALANPQNQGELADADAVGTVGSPDCGDMLRMWLKFTEKDGKRVIDRASFQAFGCQTAIAVASMATELLKGKTAEEARELSASELTGDLGPLPPMKIHCGQLVEGALKSALDQTPAAPAPPHPPPCPPVSSVRREKSASYRSTECNLPDSRVFIARAG